The Legionella cincinnatiensis genome includes a region encoding these proteins:
- a CDS encoding response regulator transcription factor, with protein sequence MSTRKSHILIIDDDQEITHLINDYLIKNGFRTTWTLNGLNIKQLLRENNFDLIILDIMLPGIDGLHLCQTIRQTHSMPIIMLSAANSIADKVAGLELGADDYISKPFSSRELLARVKAQLRRTQGELEIDRKKLTPLQQIHFEDWILDRNTHSLIDKDSVAIPLSHREYELLIIFLEHPGRILSRDQLMDLLYDKNFDSQDRTIDVLIGRLRKKIEIDPRNPRLLLTIRGGGYQFKTKVDWA encoded by the coding sequence ATGAGCACAAGAAAAAGTCATATATTAATTATTGATGATGATCAAGAAATTACGCATTTGATTAACGACTACTTAATTAAAAATGGTTTCCGAACCACATGGACATTGAATGGTTTGAATATCAAACAGTTACTAAGAGAAAATAATTTTGATTTGATTATTTTAGATATTATGCTGCCAGGCATCGATGGGTTGCATTTATGCCAGACGATTCGTCAAACACACAGTATGCCTATTATTATGCTCAGTGCAGCCAACAGCATAGCAGATAAGGTGGCTGGATTAGAACTAGGTGCAGATGACTATATATCCAAACCCTTTAGTTCTCGTGAGTTATTAGCCCGAGTCAAAGCTCAATTAAGGCGAACCCAAGGCGAACTTGAGATTGATCGTAAAAAGCTTACGCCATTACAACAAATACATTTTGAGGATTGGATTCTTGATCGCAACACCCATTCATTGATCGATAAGGATTCTGTTGCAATCCCTTTAAGTCATCGTGAGTATGAGCTGTTAATCATTTTTTTAGAGCATCCAGGACGTATTTTAAGCCGTGATCAACTCATGGACTTATTATATGATAAGAACTTTGACTCACAAGATAGAACCATTGATGTCTTAATTGGACGCTTGCGTAAAAAAATAGAAATTGATCCACGCAATCCACGTTTATTATTAACAATACGTGGTGGAGGTTATCAATTCAAAACTAAGGTTGATTGGGCATGA
- a CDS encoding sensor histidine kinase translates to MSQLTKTAKKTFIGLILGNLLIIFSFMQLGKYYYENIRSPLPPKAVRSLVHLVTLLQKNPQSLWPVILRNQSTSWAEITLSPKPLFNKNALLTLKTPILFNLIKQTNKLEFSAFIKENTWLNIRVISPFPRETNSIISLFLILIGILFFINYWAVRTLNQPIHTLIQSLHYSEHQENWLPIPVTGNQDQRAIFKKINDLQEKVNKLLANRTRVVTAISHDLRTPLTRLKLRAEYLENDPNYSKIMADINEMELMIRETLDYFRDINVEEKPQLFDLVALISSLKEDATELNYDVSFMSDNPKLVYYGTVNLLKRAFNNLINNAVHYGYKAMIHLSCLENKIEITITDQGPGLAESDLEQVFLPFYRSESSRSRSTGGTGLGLTIAREIIQMHQGDITLTNNIQGGLKVIINLPIKPL, encoded by the coding sequence ATGAGTCAACTTACTAAAACAGCAAAAAAAACATTCATTGGATTAATCCTAGGTAATCTTTTAATTATTTTTTCTTTTATGCAGTTGGGAAAATATTATTATGAGAATATTCGCTCCCCTCTGCCTCCCAAAGCCGTTCGATCTTTAGTCCACTTAGTGACACTGCTACAAAAAAATCCTCAATCTTTATGGCCTGTAATTTTGCGCAATCAAAGTACTTCCTGGGCCGAAATAACATTATCTCCTAAACCTTTATTTAATAAAAACGCTCTATTAACTTTAAAAACCCCTATACTTTTTAATTTAATCAAACAAACTAATAAATTAGAGTTTTCTGCATTTATAAAAGAAAATACTTGGCTGAACATTCGCGTCATCTCTCCTTTCCCAAGAGAAACAAATTCAATAATTAGCTTGTTTCTTATCTTAATTGGCATCTTATTTTTCATTAACTACTGGGCCGTTAGGACATTGAATCAACCCATACATACTTTAATTCAAAGCCTTCATTATAGTGAGCATCAAGAGAATTGGTTGCCTATTCCCGTCACAGGAAATCAGGATCAAAGAGCTATTTTTAAAAAAATTAATGATCTACAAGAAAAGGTGAATAAGCTTTTGGCAAATCGTACTCGCGTAGTTACTGCAATTTCCCATGATTTACGCACCCCACTTACCCGTTTAAAGTTACGCGCCGAATATCTAGAAAATGATCCTAATTACAGCAAAATAATGGCTGATATTAATGAAATGGAACTTATGATTCGGGAGACACTCGATTATTTTAGAGATATAAATGTTGAAGAAAAGCCTCAGTTATTTGATCTAGTAGCCTTAATTTCATCATTAAAAGAAGATGCTACGGAACTCAATTATGATGTAAGCTTTATGAGTGACAATCCAAAATTAGTGTATTACGGTACTGTTAATTTACTGAAACGGGCTTTTAATAATTTAATTAATAACGCGGTGCATTATGGCTATAAAGCCATGATTCATCTTTCTTGTTTAGAAAATAAAATAGAAATTACAATTACAGATCAAGGACCAGGATTAGCAGAATCTGATCTCGAGCAGGTTTTTTTGCCTTTTTATCGTAGCGAAAGTTCTCGTTCACGTAGCACTGGCGGTACTGGTCTTGGATTAACCATAGCTCGAGAAATTATTCAAATGCATCAAGGCGATATCACCCTCACTAATAACATTCAAGGTGGCTTAAAGGTAATTATTAACTTACCCATAAAGCCCCTTTAA